The following are encoded together in the Bradyrhizobium sp. CCGUVB1N3 genome:
- a CDS encoding prolyl oligopeptidase family protein has product MPVDDRPTLTAPDDDPYLWLEDVEGERALDFVERQNRLTLETFGGPAFARDSDTLAAIYDRPDNIPYVGRSDGLLYNLWKDVNHPRGLWRRTTMDEFRKPDPSWETLLDIDALAADEGEDWLLNWSSSLPGDAPQTILSLSRGGSDAVTLREFDLSTKSFVAGGFALPEAKGGAAWVDADTVLLSSALGESMATSSGYARTVRLWRRGEPVEQAAVVFETTPDRMSAYCDVDRTGETPRVWFIDRLDFFNFDIWLGTERGATVKLDLPSDIWLQIHQDWFAIKLRTAWTVGGVTQAPDTVLGISLSAFLAGDRNFTVVFAPSPRRALQGFSWAAGKLLLSILDELRPVFEICTPSAAGWSRETLRGLPDIGVVDVWRFDHHESESNGDLLANVQDPLTPPSLMLIESGVASPTVLKQAPKTFTADGLVVTQHEAISIDGERIPYVQTGPARATGDAPVYMSAYGGFGHAVKPYYNPSLGKLWLERGGTTVQANLRGGGEFGTRWHDAGRYAGKRLSHDDFAAVAADLVRRGVTQAKRIAAQGGSNGGILITNMLTRYPERFGALFCTIPLIDMRRYTKLLAGASWIAEYGDPDEPEEWEWLKTYSAYHAAKPGQPYPPILIATTRRDDRVHPGHARKMAAKLQAMGYEAYFYEPAAGGHGYGKDNKERAGFQVLGFEFLKSRIGWHDGEG; this is encoded by the coding sequence ATGCCCGTTGACGACAGGCCCACGCTGACCGCTCCCGACGACGATCCGTATCTCTGGCTGGAAGACGTCGAAGGCGAGCGCGCGCTCGATTTCGTCGAGCGGCAGAATCGCCTGACGCTGGAGACTTTCGGCGGCCCGGCATTCGCGCGCGACAGCGATACGCTCGCGGCGATCTACGACCGGCCGGATAACATTCCCTATGTCGGGCGCAGCGACGGCCTCCTCTACAATCTCTGGAAGGACGTGAACCATCCGCGCGGCCTGTGGCGGCGGACCACGATGGATGAGTTTCGCAAGCCCGATCCATCCTGGGAGACCCTGCTCGACATCGACGCGCTCGCGGCTGATGAAGGCGAGGACTGGCTGCTGAACTGGTCGAGCTCGCTGCCCGGCGATGCCCCGCAGACGATCCTGAGTCTGTCGCGCGGCGGCAGCGATGCCGTAACCTTGCGCGAATTCGATCTGAGCACGAAGAGCTTTGTCGCAGGCGGCTTCGCGCTGCCGGAAGCCAAGGGCGGCGCCGCGTGGGTCGATGCCGATACGGTGCTGCTATCCAGTGCACTCGGCGAGAGTATGGCGACAAGCTCGGGCTATGCGAGGACGGTACGGCTGTGGCGGCGTGGCGAGCCTGTTGAGCAGGCGGCCGTGGTGTTCGAGACCACACCCGATCGGATGAGCGCCTATTGCGACGTCGACCGGACCGGCGAGACGCCGCGCGTCTGGTTCATCGACCGGCTGGACTTCTTCAACTTCGACATCTGGCTCGGCACCGAGCGTGGTGCGACCGTGAAGCTCGATCTTCCCTCCGACATCTGGCTACAAATCCATCAGGACTGGTTCGCGATCAAGCTGCGCACGGCCTGGACAGTCGGCGGAGTAACCCAGGCTCCGGACACCGTGCTCGGCATTTCGCTATCGGCCTTCCTCGCCGGCGATCGCAATTTCACCGTCGTGTTCGCGCCTAGCCCGCGCCGCGCATTGCAGGGATTTTCATGGGCCGCCGGCAAGCTCCTCCTCAGCATCCTCGACGAGCTGCGGCCGGTCTTCGAAATCTGCACGCCATCAGCCGCGGGCTGGAGCCGTGAGACGCTGCGCGGGCTGCCCGACATCGGCGTGGTCGACGTCTGGCGCTTCGATCATCATGAATCTGAAAGCAATGGCGACCTGCTCGCCAATGTCCAGGATCCGCTCACGCCGCCATCGCTGATGCTGATCGAGTCTGGCGTCGCCAGTCCGACCGTGCTCAAGCAGGCGCCCAAAACCTTCACCGCGGACGGGCTCGTCGTGACTCAGCACGAGGCGATCTCGATCGACGGCGAGCGCATTCCCTATGTGCAGACCGGGCCGGCGCGCGCGACCGGCGATGCGCCGGTCTATATGAGCGCCTATGGCGGCTTCGGCCATGCGGTGAAGCCTTACTACAATCCGTCGCTCGGCAAGCTGTGGCTGGAGCGCGGCGGCACCACCGTGCAGGCGAATTTGCGCGGCGGCGGCGAGTTCGGCACGCGCTGGCACGATGCCGGCCGGTACGCCGGCAAGCGGCTGTCGCATGATGATTTCGCGGCGGTCGCCGCCGATCTCGTGCGGCGTGGCGTGACGCAGGCGAAGCGCATCGCCGCGCAAGGTGGATCGAACGGGGGCATCCTCATCACCAACATGCTGACGCGCTACCCCGAACGATTCGGCGCGCTGTTCTGCACGATCCCGCTGATCGACATGCGCCGCTACACAAAGCTGCTCGCGGGCGCGAGCTGGATCGCGGAATATGGCGACCCCGACGAGCCTGAGGAGTGGGAGTGGCTGAAGACCTATTCGGCCTATCACGCCGCAAAGCCCGGCCAGCCCTATCCGCCGATCCTGATCGCGACGACGCGGCGGGACGATCGCGTCCATCCCGGACACGCGCGCAAGATGGCCGCAAAGCTTCAGGCCATGGGCTATGAGGCTTATTTCTACGAGCCGGCCGCGGGTGGCCATGGCTACGGCAAGGACAACAAGGAGCGCGCCGGCTTCCAGGTGCTGGGCTTTGAATTCCTGAAAAGCAGGATCGGCTGGCACGACGGCGAGGGGTAG
- a CDS encoding DUF938 domain-containing protein has protein sequence MAEYVVEFGRDGGRVEPDGRLDAPAFHRNHEAIWAALEKHLAGRLGDVVEVGSGTGQHVVHFARHTPDLVWWPSDLNQRHLKSIEAWRVHSGLPNVRPPLRVDLSNPDWCPEMKSGEGPQDLAAVFCANVIHIAPWNVAEGLFAGAGRYLRPGGTLFLYGPFKREGKHTALSNAVFDTTLREGNAEWGVRDLADVEKLAQYAGLRLIDLIDMPANNLTLVFAKA, from the coding sequence TTGGCTGAATATGTCGTCGAATTTGGCAGGGACGGCGGGCGGGTCGAGCCCGATGGGCGGCTCGATGCACCGGCGTTCCATCGCAATCACGAGGCGATCTGGGCAGCGCTGGAGAAGCACCTGGCCGGCCGCCTCGGCGATGTGGTCGAGGTCGGCAGTGGAACCGGCCAGCATGTGGTCCACTTCGCCCGCCATACGCCTGATCTCGTCTGGTGGCCGAGCGACCTCAACCAGCGGCATCTGAAGAGCATCGAGGCCTGGCGCGTCCATTCCGGTCTGCCAAACGTCCGCCCGCCGCTGCGGGTCGATCTGTCCAATCCCGACTGGTGCCCGGAGATGAAGAGCGGCGAGGGGCCGCAAGATCTCGCGGCGGTGTTTTGCGCCAACGTCATCCACATCGCACCGTGGAACGTCGCCGAGGGGCTGTTCGCCGGCGCCGGCCGTTATTTGCGGCCCGGCGGAACGCTGTTCCTCTACGGTCCCTTCAAGCGCGAGGGCAAGCACACCGCGCTCAGCAACGCCGTATTCGACACCACCTTGCGCGAAGGCAACGCGGAATGGGGCGTGCGCGATCTCGCCGACGTCGAGAAGCTCGCACAATATGCGGGCCTGCGCCTCATCGATCTCATCGACATGCCCGCGAACAATCTGACGCTGGTGTTTGCGAAGGCCTGA
- the soxB gene encoding thiosulfohydrolase SoxB, with protein MTIRRRDFLRAAGAAAVTAGLPRLARGADTTSIYDLERFGNARILHITDTHAQLNPVYFREPSVNIGIGEMAGRPPHLVGRAFLERFGIRPDSADAYAFTCFEFEKSAARFGRLGGFAHLKTLIERLRNDVGEQHSLLLDGGDLWQGTGLANTMQGRDMVEVANLLGIEAMTGHWEFTYGEQALRDNLERFKGEFLAQNVFLTEEAAFNDARAFDKATGRVFKPSTIRELGGHRIAIIGQAFPYVPIAHPKRFTPDWTFGIREEELQKLVDGLRGNDKVDAVILLSHNGMDVDLKLASRVTGIDVILGGHTHDAVPQPIAVKNASGTTLVSNAGSNGKFLAVLDLQLAKGKVSDVRYHLLPVYSELLKPDPAMAELIGKVRAPHVADWSEKIATPDRLLYRRGNFSGPMDELICAALRHELDAEIALSPGFRWGVTALAGQPLTLEDVLAETAISYPETYVQEMLGAQIRDVLEDICDNLFNADPYHQQGGDMVRAGGLNYTCTPTAAIGSRISALTLDSGKPVEADRRYKVAGWASVNPQQGAPVWDVVAKYLRSGRMPENKSSSVALRGVEDNPGIAGQG; from the coding sequence ATGACCATCCGCCGCCGCGATTTCCTGAGAGCCGCAGGCGCTGCCGCCGTCACGGCCGGGCTGCCGCGGCTTGCGCGCGGCGCCGACACCACCAGCATCTACGACCTCGAACGCTTCGGCAATGCGCGCATCCTGCACATCACCGATACGCATGCGCAGCTCAACCCGGTCTATTTCCGCGAGCCCAGCGTCAATATTGGCATCGGGGAAATGGCGGGACGGCCGCCGCATCTGGTCGGCCGCGCCTTCCTCGAGCGTTTCGGCATCCGGCCCGACAGCGCGGACGCCTATGCCTTCACCTGCTTCGAGTTCGAGAAGTCCGCGGCCCGCTTCGGCAGGCTCGGCGGCTTTGCGCATCTGAAGACGCTGATTGAGCGCTTACGCAACGACGTCGGCGAGCAGCATTCGCTGCTGCTCGACGGCGGCGACCTCTGGCAGGGCACGGGGCTTGCCAACACCATGCAGGGCCGCGACATGGTCGAGGTGGCGAACCTGCTCGGCATCGAGGCCATGACCGGCCATTGGGAATTCACCTATGGCGAGCAGGCGCTGCGCGACAATCTCGAGCGCTTCAAGGGCGAGTTTCTGGCGCAGAATGTCTTCCTGACCGAGGAGGCCGCGTTCAACGACGCGCGCGCCTTCGACAAGGCGACGGGGCGCGTGTTCAAGCCATCGACCATCAGGGAGCTCGGCGGCCATCGCATCGCGATCATCGGCCAGGCCTTTCCCTATGTGCCGATCGCGCATCCCAAGCGTTTCACGCCGGATTGGACCTTTGGCATCCGCGAGGAGGAGCTGCAGAAGCTCGTCGACGGCTTGCGCGGCAACGACAAGGTCGATGCGGTGATCCTGCTGTCGCACAACGGCATGGACGTCGATCTGAAGCTTGCGAGCCGCGTCACCGGCATCGACGTCATCCTCGGCGGCCACACCCATGACGCCGTCCCGCAACCGATCGCCGTGAAGAATGCAAGCGGCACGACGCTCGTCAGCAATGCCGGCTCGAACGGAAAATTTCTCGCCGTGCTCGATCTCCAGCTCGCGAAGGGCAAGGTGAGCGATGTCCGCTACCATCTGCTGCCGGTCTATTCCGAGCTGTTGAAGCCGGATCCCGCGATGGCCGAGCTGATCGGCAAGGTGCGCGCGCCGCACGTGGCCGACTGGTCGGAGAAGATCGCAACGCCCGATCGCCTGCTCTATCGCCGCGGCAATTTTTCCGGCCCCATGGATGAGCTCATCTGCGCGGCGCTGCGCCACGAGCTCGATGCCGAGATCGCGCTGTCGCCGGGCTTCCGCTGGGGCGTCACTGCGCTCGCCGGCCAGCCGCTCACGCTCGAGGATGTGCTGGCGGAGACCGCGATCTCCTATCCCGAGACCTATGTGCAGGAGATGCTGGGGGCCCAGATCAGGGACGTGCTGGAGGACATCTGCGACAACCTCTTCAACGCCGATCCCTACCACCAGCAGGGCGGCGATATGGTACGCGCCGGCGGGCTCAATTACACCTGCACGCCGACAGCCGCGATCGGCAGCCGCATCTCCGCGCTCACGCTCGACAGCGGCAAGCCGGTTGAGGCTGACAGGCGTTACAAGGTCGCGGGCTGGGCGTCGGTCAACCCACAGCAAGGCGCGCCTGTCTGGGACGTGGTCGCCAAATACCTGCGCTCGGGCCGGATGCCGGAGAACAAAAGCTCCAGCGTCGCGCTCAGGGGCGTCGAGGACAATCCGGGAATTGCAGGACAGGGATGA
- the soxA gene encoding sulfur oxidation c-type cytochrome SoxA codes for MKARSAIWLGSALVALAALGFTAQRVIAADKIDPAAEAKAFQNFFFQKFPNVKHEDFVNGPYSMNEDMKRQWQEKEEFPPYEFALDAGKEMFATPFKNGRTYADCFPNGGVGIRQNYPYFDEKEGKVVTLELALNRCREANGEAPYSYVKDEMASLTAYMAFTSRGKLMDIKIPDDPRALEAYENGKRYFYTRRGQMNFSCASCHVQSPGERIRAEVLAPALGILNAMPIYRSEWSGMGTTSRRFITCNSQTRAVPLEPQSDEYRDVEYFLSYVANGLPISGPGARP; via the coding sequence ATGAAGGCGCGCTCCGCAATCTGGCTCGGCTCTGCGCTCGTCGCGCTTGCGGCGCTCGGCTTCACCGCGCAGCGCGTGATCGCTGCCGACAAGATCGATCCCGCGGCTGAGGCCAAGGCGTTCCAGAACTTCTTCTTCCAGAAATTCCCGAACGTGAAGCACGAGGATTTCGTCAACGGTCCTTATTCCATGAACGAGGACATGAAGCGGCAGTGGCAGGAGAAGGAGGAGTTTCCACCTTACGAGTTCGCGCTTGACGCCGGCAAGGAGATGTTTGCGACCCCGTTCAAGAACGGCAGGACTTACGCCGACTGCTTCCCGAACGGCGGCGTCGGCATCCGCCAGAACTATCCTTATTTCGACGAGAAGGAAGGCAAGGTCGTCACGCTCGAGCTCGCGCTCAACCGCTGCCGCGAGGCCAATGGGGAAGCGCCCTACTCCTACGTCAAGGACGAGATGGCCTCGCTGACCGCCTACATGGCGTTTACCTCGCGCGGCAAGCTGATGGACATCAAGATCCCCGACGATCCGCGCGCGCTCGAGGCTTACGAGAACGGCAAGCGCTATTTCTACACGCGGCGCGGGCAGATGAACTTCTCCTGCGCGAGCTGCCATGTGCAGAGCCCGGGCGAGCGCATCCGCGCGGAAGTGCTGGCGCCGGCGCTCGGCATTCTGAACGCGATGCCGATCTACCGCTCGGAATGGAGCGGCATGGGCACGACCAGCCGCCGCTTCATCACCTGCAACAGCCAGACCCGCGCGGTTCCACTGGAACCGCAGTCCGACGAGTACCGCGACGTCGAATATTTCCTGTCCTACGTCGCCAACGGCTTGCCGATTTCCGGCCCGGGAGCGCGGCCATGA
- the soxZ gene encoding thiosulfate oxidation carrier complex protein SoxZ: protein MASSIRVRATSNGDITEVQALIQHPMDSGFVKDAKGELIPAHFIQELKFECNGKDVFVADWGPAVSKDPYVKFSFKGAKKGDDLKISWTDNKGASDTTTAKIS, encoded by the coding sequence ATGGCATCAAGCATTCGCGTGCGCGCAACCTCCAACGGAGACATCACCGAGGTGCAGGCGCTGATCCAGCACCCGATGGATTCCGGTTTCGTCAAGGACGCCAAGGGCGAATTGATTCCGGCGCATTTCATCCAGGAGCTGAAGTTCGAATGTAACGGCAAGGACGTTTTCGTCGCCGATTGGGGCCCCGCGGTCTCGAAAGACCCGTACGTCAAGTTCAGCTTCAAGGGGGCCAAGAAGGGCGACGACCTCAAGATCTCATGGACCGACAACAAAGGTGCGTCGGACACGACCACCGCGAAGATCTCGTGA
- the soxY gene encoding thiosulfate oxidation carrier protein SoxY, with translation MSATTGLLTTRRLILQGAASVALIGLGNLPFASAPAHAAANDKYPEEAFKQKSEADAIKALYGKTAEPSDKIKLDAPEIAENGGVVPISVTTTLDKVTSISFFVAENPNALAASYKIPDGTVPSVANRLKMAKTTNVVAIVESDGKLFSATKEVKVTVGGCGG, from the coding sequence ATGAGTGCAACGACCGGCCTTCTCACGACGCGGCGCCTGATCCTGCAAGGCGCGGCCTCCGTTGCGCTGATCGGCCTCGGCAATCTGCCGTTCGCGAGCGCGCCCGCGCACGCCGCGGCCAACGACAAATATCCGGAAGAGGCATTCAAGCAGAAGAGCGAAGCCGACGCGATCAAGGCGCTCTATGGCAAGACCGCCGAGCCGTCGGACAAGATCAAGCTGGACGCGCCCGAGATCGCCGAGAACGGCGGCGTGGTGCCGATCTCGGTGACGACGACGCTCGACAAGGTGACCTCGATCTCGTTCTTCGTCGCCGAGAACCCGAACGCGCTCGCCGCAAGCTACAAGATTCCGGACGGCACGGTCCCGAGCGTCGCCAACCGTTTGAAGATGGCAAAGACCACCAACGTGGTTGCGATCGTGGAGTCCGACGGCAAGCTCTTCAGCGCGACCAAAGAGGTCAAGGTCACCGTCGGCGGTTGCGGCGGCTAG
- the soxX gene encoding sulfur oxidation c-type cytochrome SoxX, with product MAAAPARAQSAAEGQKLAFDRGKGNCLTCHVIRGGDLPGTIGPELKDIKAKYPDRNELVAILFDETKRNPQTMMPPFGRNRLLTEQEINAIVDFLQTL from the coding sequence ATGGCTGCTGCGCCGGCGCGCGCCCAATCCGCAGCCGAAGGGCAGAAGCTCGCCTTCGACCGCGGCAAGGGCAATTGCCTGACCTGCCACGTCATCAGGGGCGGCGACCTGCCCGGCACGATCGGGCCCGAGCTGAAGGACATCAAGGCGAAATACCCCGACCGCAACGAGCTTGTCGCGATCCTCTTCGACGAGACCAAGCGCAACCCGCAGACCATGATGCCGCCGTTCGGACGCAACCGGTTGCTGACCGAACAGGAGATCAACGCGATCGTTGATTTCCTCCAGACCCTGTAA